One window of the Rosa rugosa chromosome 3, drRosRugo1.1, whole genome shotgun sequence genome contains the following:
- the LOC133739332 gene encoding WEB family protein At1g75720 isoform X1, producing the protein MMKRAEIDTRQPFRSVKEAVALFGERVLAGEVYATKLKQLQDGASENGHGTSKVGTVTAELEETKQNLQKAKQESELMETCLSSLKQELDRTKRELQQLKEREYDKHFIESDDIEDVKIVEDDRSAKIESKNSTRRNNVADMDDEGLEFQKKRYVTFAHPPSVAKVMIPQGGADVEKLERHSSSIKKKKKKPLIPLIAGIFSKKKGSHPVAYA; encoded by the exons atgatgaagagggcGGAGATCGATACAAGGCAACCGTTCCGGTCAGTGAAGGAAGCTGTTGCACTGTTCGGTGAAAGAGTTCTCGCCGGAGAGGTTTATGCCACCAAGCTCAAACAG TTGCAGGATGGAGCAAGTGAAAATGGGCATGGCACATCGAAAGTTGGAACTGTAACAGCTGAGCTAGAGGAGACAAAGCAGAACCTCCAAAAAGCCAAACAAGAAAGTGAGCTAATGGAAACTTGCCTTTCTTCTCTGAAACAAGAGCTTGATCGGACGAAGCGAGAGCTGCAGCAACTCAAGGAGAGGGAATATGACAAACACTTTATAGAATCTGATGACATTGAAGACGTTAAGATTGTTGAAGACGATCGTTCAGCCAAAATTGAAAGCAAAAACAGCACACGAAGAAACAATGTAGCTGACATGGATGATGAAGGACTTGAATTCCAAAAGAAGAGATATGTGACATTTGCACACCCACCTTCTGTGGCTAAAGTAATGATTCCACAAGGTGGTGCTGATGTTGAGAAATTGGAAAGGCATTCATCATcaattaagaagaagaaaaagaagccatTGATTCCTCTAATAGCAGGTATCTTTTCGAAGAAGAAAGGAAGCCATCCAGTAGCCTATGCTTGA
- the LOC133739332 gene encoding WEB family protein At1g75720 isoform X2 codes for MMKRAEIDTRQPFRSVKEAVALFGERVLAGEVYATKLKQDGASENGHGTSKVGTVTAELEETKQNLQKAKQESELMETCLSSLKQELDRTKRELQQLKEREYDKHFIESDDIEDVKIVEDDRSAKIESKNSTRRNNVADMDDEGLEFQKKRYVTFAHPPSVAKVMIPQGGADVEKLERHSSSIKKKKKKPLIPLIAGIFSKKKGSHPVAYA; via the exons atgatgaagagggcGGAGATCGATACAAGGCAACCGTTCCGGTCAGTGAAGGAAGCTGTTGCACTGTTCGGTGAAAGAGTTCTCGCCGGAGAGGTTTATGCCACCAAGCTCAAACAG GATGGAGCAAGTGAAAATGGGCATGGCACATCGAAAGTTGGAACTGTAACAGCTGAGCTAGAGGAGACAAAGCAGAACCTCCAAAAAGCCAAACAAGAAAGTGAGCTAATGGAAACTTGCCTTTCTTCTCTGAAACAAGAGCTTGATCGGACGAAGCGAGAGCTGCAGCAACTCAAGGAGAGGGAATATGACAAACACTTTATAGAATCTGATGACATTGAAGACGTTAAGATTGTTGAAGACGATCGTTCAGCCAAAATTGAAAGCAAAAACAGCACACGAAGAAACAATGTAGCTGACATGGATGATGAAGGACTTGAATTCCAAAAGAAGAGATATGTGACATTTGCACACCCACCTTCTGTGGCTAAAGTAATGATTCCACAAGGTGGTGCTGATGTTGAGAAATTGGAAAGGCATTCATCATcaattaagaagaagaaaaagaagccatTGATTCCTCTAATAGCAGGTATCTTTTCGAAGAAGAAAGGAAGCCATCCAGTAGCCTATGCTTGA
- the LOC133736703 gene encoding uncharacterized protein LOC133736703 yields MKIFNRFRKIIMKLLFSIPSPSATTQHGMSSSTPRKRNSTSCDRFEPPKTSCSSYYSSHSHYNEAISDCIEFFNKSSQEDHEAGGMISDDPDQSGCHMV; encoded by the coding sequence ATGAAAATCTTCAATCGTTTCCGAAAAATTATAATGAAACTTCTGTTTTCCATCCCCTCACCATCAGCAACTACACAGCATGGAATGAGTAGCAGTACTCCCAGGAAAAGAAACAGCACTAGCTGTGACAGATTTGAGCCCCCAAAGACTTCATGCAGTTCGTATTACTCTTCTCATTCGCATTACAACGAGGCCATCTCTGACTGCATCGAGTTCTTTAACAAGTCTAGCCAAGAGGATCATGAAGCCGGAGGGATGATTTCGGATGATCCAGATCAGTCCGGCTGCCATATGGTTTGA